One window of the Lonchura striata isolate bLonStr1 chromosome 9, bLonStr1.mat, whole genome shotgun sequence genome contains the following:
- the CFAP144 gene encoding cilia- and flagella-associated protein 144: MDAPRGERDPPDALQNRLRTERANKERRWQLLFTQYTVNPFHPVHMVARKPMSRHENVQEPINDEFLNLLHRAAEVPRKKYSEPQTESQEIGWHTTPLVPFDRNDTRFYFPRQTTEITIHGYPAPRGEKTKD; encoded by the exons atGGACGCGCCCCGCGGCGAGAGGGACCCGCCGGACGCGCTGCAGAACCGCCTCCGCACCGAGCGGGCCAACAAGGAGCGCCGCTGGCAGCTGCTCTTCACGCAGTACACCGTGAACCCCTTCCACCCCG TTCACATGGTTGCTAGGAAGCCAATGTCTCGGCATGAGAATGTACAGGAACCGATAAATG ATGAATTCCTGAATCTTCTTCACCGTGCAGCAGAAGTGCCAAGAAAGAAATACTCAGAGCCACAAACTGAAAGCCAAGAAATTGGCTGGCATACAACACCTTTG GTTCCTTTCGACCGCAATGATACCAGATTCTACTTCCCACGCCAGACAACTGAGATTACCATCCATGGCTACCCTGCACCACGGGGAGAGAAGACTAAAGACTAG
- the EBNA1BP2 gene encoding putative rRNA-processing protein EBP2, translated as MAAAAARRGSFSGSGSDSEDSSLSDSELQEAFAKGALKPGLNVVLEERPKRRNDTDGLRQCLAEFRQQLAWVERLDVTLGPVADPVSQSASASDAVDPENDFQREMSFYRQAQAAVLEALPRLHKLQVPTRRPDDYFAEMAKSDQQMQKIRQKLKSKQEAMERSEKAKQLRAMRKYGKKVQVEVLQRRQKEKKNMLNAVKKYQKGLSDKLDFLDEEQTSSQGNKKGNASQRTKKGPNAKRRYKNQKFGFGGKKKGSKWNTKESFNDVSSFQSKVAHNKGPGKGGRGGKGGKKALNKRPGKRARQKMKNRAR; from the exons atggcggcggcggcggcgcggcgtgGGTCCTTCTCGGGCTCCGGCTCGGACTCGGAGGATTCCTCGCTCTCGGACTCGGAG CTCCAGGAGGCCTTCGCGAAGGGCGCGCTGAAGCCGGGGCTGAACGTGGTGCTGGAGGAGCGGCCGAAGCGGCGCAATGACACG GACGGCCTGAGGCAGTGCCTGGCCGAATTCAGGCAGCAGCTGGCCTGGGTGGAAAGGCTGGACGTGACTCTGGGCCCGGTCGCGGACCCCGTTTCTCAGAGTGCTTCTGCGTCTGATGCCGTTGACCCTGAGAATGATTTCCAGAGAGAGATGAGTTT CTACCggcaggcacaggcagctgtCCTGGAAGCCCTCCCCAGGCTGCATAAGCTGCAAGTTCCCACGAGGAGGCCGGATGATTACTTTGCAGAGATGGCCAAATCAGACCAACAGATGCAGAAG ATTCGACAGAAACTTAAGAGTAAACAAGAAGCAATGGAAAGATCTGAGAAAGCAAAACAACTCCGTGCAATGAGAAAATATGGCAAGAAG GTGCAAGTTGAGGTTCTGCAGAGGAgacaaaaggagaagaaaaatatgttgaaTGCAGTCAAGAAATACCAGAAAG GTCTCTCTGACAAGCTGGACTTTCTAGATGAAGAGCAGACGTCATCTCAAGGGAATAAAAAAGGCAATGCAAGTCAACGGACAAAGAAGGG ACCAAATGCCAAAAGACGATACAAAAACCAAAagtttggttttggtgggaAGAAGAAGGGCTCAAAGTGGAACACAAAGGAGAGTTTTAATGATGTATCCAGCTTCCAGTCAAAAGTGGCTCACAACAAAGGcccaggaaaaggaggaagaggaggaaaaggagggaaaaaagccctTAAT aagagACCTGGAAAGAGAGCAAGGCAGAAAATGAAGAACCGAGCCCGCTAA